From one Candidatus Eisenbacteria bacterium genomic stretch:
- the rpsG gene encoding 30S ribosomal protein S7: MPRKGSAPRRESVPDPKYDNVLVTRFVNGMMGRGKRAVAEQHFYSAMQMLEQKTGQDAMTVLKQAMTNVKPVLEVKSRRVGGANYQVPVEVRPDRRNALAIRWLISFARARADHTFAERLAAELMSASRNEGGAVKKREDTHKMAEANKAFAHYRW; encoded by the coding sequence ATGCCGCGTAAAGGCAGTGCACCCCGGCGCGAGTCGGTGCCGGATCCGAAGTACGACAACGTGCTCGTCACCCGTTTCGTGAACGGGATGATGGGGCGCGGCAAGCGTGCCGTGGCCGAACAACACTTCTATTCGGCGATGCAGATGCTCGAGCAGAAGACCGGGCAGGACGCCATGACGGTCTTGAAGCAGGCGATGACGAACGTCAAGCCGGTGCTCGAGGTGAAGTCTCGACGGGTGGGAGGCGCCAACTACCAGGTTCCGGTCGAGGTTCGCCCCGACCGGCGCAACGCACTGGCCATCCGCTGGCTCATCAGCTTCGCGCGAGCGCGGGCGGACCACACGTTTGCGGAGCGCCTGGCGGCGGAGCTGATGTCGGCTTCGCGAAACGAAGGCGGCGCGGTGAAGAAGCGCGAAGACACGCA